The following DNA comes from Pseudomonadota bacterium.
CAATGGAGCGAAGGAATCTCAGAGGAAGCCGCGGATGAGCCGGGCGGCTGGACTGTCGCTGGCTCGGAGTTGGCAGAGCAGCGGGCTTTCGAGGGCGGAGTTCTGCCGCCGGGAGCGGCTTGAAACACACGTGCTGCGGTACTGGGTGAGGCAGCTGGGTCGTAAGGCAAAGGGCGGGCGAGCCGAGAGGTCCGACGCAGGGCTGCCGGGTGGGCACGGTTTTGTCGTGGTCTCGACGCCGAGCGAGGACAGGGCGCTGGACGCGTCTTTGCGACAAGGCCCGCCAGCGTCCTCGGCGGAGCCGGGTGCCAAGGCGGTCGTGGTTGTGGTTCCGTTGCAGCAGGGCAGCACAGCGTTGGCCCGGACACTACGCGCGGTATTGGAAGAGGCGAGCCCATGATCCCCTCAGGCACGAAGGTGTACTTCGCTGTTGCGCCGGCCGATCTTCGACGCAGCTTCGATGGTTTGTCTGCACTGGCGCTGAGCGCGCTGCACAAGGACCCTACGCAAGGTGGGCTCTTTGTGTTTCTCAACAAGCGTGCCAACCAGGTGCGCGTTCTTTTCCGTGATCCACACGGCGTATGCATCCTGGCCAAGCGACTTGACGGTGGGCGTTTCAGAAGGCCGCGGATGAAGGACGGTTGTTTCTGTTGGGAGTTGGATGCATCCACTCTGATGAGTTTTCTGGACGATATTGACATTTCGCGCGTCCACAGTAGACGCACAAAACCTGTTTCAGTCCGCCATCTTGAAATTGTCAAAGACACGCTGAAATGATGCTTGCACTGTGATCCAGGTTGACGTACACGAGTGCTTGTGGCTGCGACGAGCACCGCCAAGGCAACCAAGGGCACGAAGCACCAGAGCATGGATCTGGTGCGGATGCGGGACGTGCTCGAGGAGTTGGCAAGCCGCAAGGACCGCAGCGCGCTTCTCGATGTGGTCTTCGGCGTACTGCAACAAGCCGAAGCGGTGATCGAAAACCAAGCCGTTGAGATCGAACAACTACGCAAGCAACTGTTCGGCCGGCGCAGCGAAAAGGTCTCCCCGAATCAGCTCAGCTTGTTTGCTCGCGTACTGGGCGCGATGGCTGAGCAGCACGCCGAGCAAGGTCCAGAAAAAGCGGCCGAGCCGCAGCGTGAAAACAAAAAGAAGAAGCGCAGGTCCAAGCGCCGTGACCTCAAACCCACACAGCGTCACGAGATACTCGTCCCGGCCGAAGAGCGACCTTGCCCTCAGTGCGGTCAAGCGCGATGCACGCTGGGCCATGAGCGTAGCCTCGTCATCGAGTACACCCCGCCCAAGATCGATGTCATCGAATACTTGCGTGAGAAGGTCGTATGCCGCGCATGCGAAGCAGAGATCACGCTCGCACCGCAGCCGGCAGAGCGATTGATCGACCGCGCGCTGCCAGGTCCCCAGATCCTGGCTGCGCTTACCGTCCATAAGGGTGTGGATGGGCTGCCGCTCAAC
Coding sequences within:
- the tnpB gene encoding IS66 family insertion sequence element accessory protein TnpB (TnpB, as the term is used for proteins encoded by IS66 family insertion elements, is considered an accessory protein, since TnpC, encoded by a neighboring gene, is a DDE family transposase.) — its product is MIPSGTKVYFAVAPADLRRSFDGLSALALSALHKDPTQGGLFVFLNKRANQVRVLFRDPHGVCILAKRLDGGRFRRPRMKDGCFCWELDASTLMSFLDDIDISRVHSRRTKPVSVRHLEIVKDTLK